A window from Neobacillus sp. PS3-40 encodes these proteins:
- a CDS encoding MFS transporter translates to MAFYHDWKAQFRTFNRNIKLSFMMNIFTQIGMGIFMVIYNFYIRNLGFTEAVNGRVIAMGSLATAIILIPAGLASDRFGRKKVIFLGIIFSGITLFARSIIDQQDQLIALSFIGGLAMAFFQVSSIPWLAENSTSEQRVNLFSIHFAMMTAANVVGNLLGGILTDLFSLFVSDLNSIRLTLIIGTFIFLIGAIPVTKFKEHQRKLPERRKTTIGPKWNWKSEGIKIIILFAVANLLIGFGSGLVIPYLNLYFADRFKASTSSIGIIISLGQAATAVAMFIGPLIVKRVGEVKAVVTLQLFSLPFLLLTAYTEHLWLAIIGFLFRQALMNAGNPIQMSLMMSKVNDSMKGLANSINQMIFNLGWAFMGPVSTGIVVKYGSYWGYSYVFSITASLYLIGSLYFYIVFKGISISKNKTAPAKTV, encoded by the coding sequence ATGGCATTTTACCATGACTGGAAAGCTCAATTTCGGACATTTAATCGTAATATTAAGTTAAGTTTTATGATGAATATTTTCACCCAAATCGGAATGGGAATTTTCATGGTCATTTATAATTTTTATATTAGAAATCTTGGGTTCACCGAAGCAGTAAATGGCAGGGTTATTGCAATGGGATCATTAGCAACAGCTATAATTTTGATACCAGCGGGCTTGGCGAGTGATCGATTTGGGAGAAAAAAGGTTATATTTTTAGGAATTATTTTTTCGGGAATAACCCTATTTGCGAGAAGCATTATTGACCAACAAGATCAATTAATTGCCCTCTCCTTTATTGGTGGATTAGCGATGGCGTTTTTTCAAGTATCAAGTATACCCTGGCTTGCTGAAAATTCAACCTCCGAACAGCGTGTCAATTTATTTAGCATACATTTTGCTATGATGACCGCTGCAAATGTAGTGGGGAATTTATTGGGGGGTATCCTAACTGATCTATTTTCGTTATTTGTAAGTGACTTGAATAGTATTCGTCTGACTTTGATCATTGGAACCTTTATATTTTTAATTGGTGCTATCCCTGTCACTAAGTTTAAAGAGCATCAAAGAAAACTTCCAGAACGCAGAAAAACCACCATAGGTCCAAAGTGGAATTGGAAAAGTGAAGGAATTAAAATCATCATATTATTTGCGGTTGCAAACCTTTTAATTGGCTTTGGATCAGGTCTTGTTATTCCATACTTGAACCTTTATTTTGCTGACCGTTTCAAAGCTTCTACCTCTTCTATTGGGATCATTATTTCTCTAGGCCAAGCAGCGACTGCTGTAGCCATGTTCATTGGTCCGCTCATTGTAAAAAGGGTTGGGGAAGTGAAGGCAGTTGTTACACTTCAACTTTTTTCATTGCCTTTTCTTCTGTTGACTGCCTACACAGAACATTTATGGCTAGCAATAATAGGCTTTCTTTTTCGGCAAGCATTGATGAATGCAGGAAACCCTATTCAAATGTCACTCATGATGTCAAAAGTAAATGATTCTATGAAAGGGCTTGCGAATTCAATAAACCAAATGATTTTTAACCTAGGATGGGCGTTTATGGGTCCAGTCTCAACAGGAATCGTTGTTAAATATGGCTCATATTGGGGCTATTCTTATGTTTTTTCGATAACTGCATCATTGTATTTAATAGGGTCCCTTTATTTTTATATTGTATTTAAGGGCATCTCTATTTCTAAAAATAAAACTGCTCCAGCTAAAACAGTCTAA
- a CDS encoding toprim domain-containing protein has product MIDSYLEKVIIVEGTSDKKRIKNIIKEHVEIICTNGTIGITKLDELIDFLEDKEVYILVDADESGEKLRKQLKRGLPQAKHLYIDKMYREVATAPEHHLATVLLGANIDVFTEYLEMG; this is encoded by the coding sequence ATGATAGATTCTTATTTAGAAAAAGTAATTATTGTTGAAGGAACATCCGATAAGAAAAGGATTAAGAATATTATTAAAGAGCACGTTGAAATCATTTGTACAAATGGTACGATTGGTATTACGAAATTAGATGAATTGATTGATTTCTTAGAAGATAAAGAGGTCTATATTTTGGTTGATGCGGATGAATCTGGTGAAAAACTGAGAAAACAGCTTAAAAGGGGGCTTCCTCAAGCAAAGCATCTCTATATTGATAAAATGTATCGTGAAGTAGCAACAGCTCCTGAACATCACCTTGCAACTGTCCTACTAGGAGCAAATATCGATGTATTTACTGAGTACTTAGAGATGGGCTGA